A single genomic interval of Sinorhizobium meliloti harbors:
- a CDS encoding ATP-binding protein codes for MPVHDVRKTITILITDIVDSSRLSLTLDPEALRDLLARYFDEMTSIIQRHGGVVERYVGDEIMAVFGVPMLHEDDAQRAVSAAVEMCDRLAMLNYEFETGWGVQLAHRIGLNTGEVFTGIDSQGHRFLTGEAVRVAKRLQEAAAANEILIGEATYKLVRHAVVVESGSPRAVKHGETFPAIIVVSVIARAAGFKPRFEAPFVGRKRERAMISTIFGDLVGNRTCHLLTVLGEAGVGKSRLVSEVAATLPSEMIVAHGRCLPYGDGITYWPLADIVRDITRAGGGDHGKHSAAAIAEILAGVDKAKLIAERVVELLGFGEGDTGTREETFWAVRRLFEVFARERPLMIVVEDLHWADPTFLDLIEHLVDFSHGFPIAIVGTARRELLDTRPDWGVGKPNATTIALEPLSEAESRDMMLNLLDRLPLSPAVELMITRAAGGNPLFAEELVAMLVDEGLLRRNEDCWVARSDLSELPVPSTINALLAARLEGLPPLERAILTAAAVEGAVFHRSAVNELAYPVLDALEDGLLALVRRDLVRPEAPSFVGEKAYRFRHSMIRDAAYRSLPKNARADLHERFAAWLEITAKERLREFEEIVGYHLEQAFQCRVALGPRDVRAASLAARACERLEAAGRRALVRSDLPAAISLLERVSRLLLADDPRRIALLAELSGALIESGRLDHAGRVLNEAGPLAGASNDRRLAAHVRVQRQFLRLLRGEEGGLEKAARAAAEVIPVFKGFGDELGLCRARRLEAWLFFNGARGEAAAAAWERAAAHARRAGNLHEYYEILTWIAASLWFGPTPAAEGIRRCEAMRAEVGESLESEAAILRQLACLNAIVGRFAIARALIATSNATYADLGLTLYVASSEHEAVVELLAGNPAAAERSARAAYRALEEMGERAFRSTMAASLAVVILEQGRDEEAEDFARLSAELAASGDLVTQIRWRRVRARVLARRSEIRAAEALAREALAISEATDFVNDRADALVDLSHVLEASRRRDDAVAAATGALHLYELKRNVVAAAATRLRLGKLVKM; via the coding sequence ATGCCCGTACACGACGTTCGGAAGACGATAACAATTCTCATCACGGACATCGTAGATTCGTCACGCCTGAGCCTCACCCTCGATCCGGAGGCACTCCGGGACCTGCTCGCCCGATACTTTGACGAGATGACCTCCATTATCCAGCGGCATGGTGGAGTCGTGGAGCGATACGTCGGTGACGAGATCATGGCCGTGTTTGGCGTGCCAATGCTTCACGAGGATGACGCCCAACGGGCCGTATCCGCCGCTGTCGAGATGTGCGACAGACTTGCGATGCTCAACTATGAGTTTGAGACGGGTTGGGGCGTTCAGCTGGCTCATCGGATTGGCCTCAACACGGGGGAGGTCTTTACTGGCATCGACAGCCAGGGACATCGATTTCTCACTGGCGAAGCTGTGCGTGTTGCCAAGCGTCTCCAGGAGGCCGCAGCGGCCAACGAGATCCTAATTGGAGAAGCAACCTACAAACTGGTTCGCCACGCCGTTGTTGTAGAGTCCGGCAGCCCTCGCGCGGTCAAGCACGGCGAGACGTTCCCTGCCATCATCGTGGTAAGCGTCATCGCCAGAGCCGCCGGCTTTAAACCCCGCTTCGAGGCGCCGTTCGTCGGCCGCAAGCGCGAGCGTGCGATGATCAGCACCATCTTTGGTGACTTGGTCGGCAATAGAACCTGCCACCTGTTAACTGTGCTGGGCGAGGCCGGCGTAGGAAAATCGCGGCTTGTTTCGGAAGTCGCCGCAACGCTTCCGAGCGAGATGATTGTCGCGCACGGCCGGTGTCTGCCTTACGGCGACGGCATTACCTATTGGCCGCTAGCGGACATTGTCCGTGACATCACGCGTGCAGGAGGCGGCGACCACGGCAAGCATTCCGCGGCGGCGATTGCAGAAATCCTCGCCGGTGTCGACAAGGCCAAACTCATCGCCGAGCGCGTGGTTGAATTGCTTGGGTTCGGCGAGGGGGACACAGGCACCCGCGAAGAGACTTTCTGGGCCGTCCGGCGACTTTTCGAGGTGTTCGCACGAGAACGACCGCTGATGATCGTGGTGGAAGACCTCCACTGGGCCGATCCGACATTCCTAGATCTTATCGAGCATCTTGTCGATTTCTCCCACGGGTTCCCCATCGCGATTGTCGGCACTGCACGACGAGAATTGCTTGATACGCGGCCCGATTGGGGAGTTGGGAAGCCAAATGCGACGACGATCGCGCTTGAACCGCTGAGTGAAGCGGAATCCCGCGACATGATGTTGAATCTGCTCGACCGACTCCCGCTATCACCCGCGGTCGAGTTGATGATCACACGCGCCGCCGGCGGTAACCCGCTGTTTGCGGAAGAGCTCGTGGCAATGCTCGTTGATGAAGGGCTGCTTAGGCGCAATGAGGACTGTTGGGTGGCTCGCTCGGATCTTTCCGAGCTGCCGGTCCCCTCGACAATCAACGCGCTTCTGGCCGCCCGCCTCGAGGGCCTCCCTCCCCTCGAGCGCGCTATCCTGACCGCCGCAGCGGTCGAGGGCGCAGTATTCCATCGGAGCGCCGTCAACGAGCTCGCCTACCCCGTGCTCGACGCGCTCGAGGACGGCTTGCTCGCGCTCGTCCGCCGGGATCTAGTCCGCCCGGAGGCGCCGTCGTTTGTCGGCGAAAAGGCCTATCGCTTCCGTCACAGCATGATCCGCGACGCCGCATATCGCTCCCTGCCGAAGAACGCTCGCGCCGACCTGCACGAGCGCTTCGCCGCCTGGCTCGAGATAACGGCCAAGGAACGGCTACGCGAGTTCGAGGAGATTGTCGGCTATCACCTCGAACAGGCCTTTCAGTGCCGTGTCGCGCTCGGCCCACGCGACGTGCGGGCGGCCTCGCTCGCCGCCCGGGCGTGCGAACGGCTCGAGGCAGCCGGGCGGCGGGCGCTTGTCCGCAGCGACCTGCCGGCGGCGATCAGCCTGCTCGAGCGGGTTTCACGGCTGCTTCTCGCCGATGATCCACGCCGGATCGCGCTGCTCGCCGAGCTGAGCGGGGCGCTGATCGAAAGCGGCCGGCTGGACCATGCCGGGCGCGTGTTGAACGAGGCGGGCCCGCTGGCTGGCGCATCTAACGACCGGCGGCTGGCAGCGCACGTGCGCGTCCAGCGGCAGTTCCTCCGACTTCTCCGCGGCGAAGAGGGCGGGCTGGAGAAGGCGGCACGCGCGGCGGCTGAGGTGATCCCGGTCTTCAAGGGCTTCGGGGACGAGCTCGGCCTGTGCCGTGCACGGCGTCTCGAAGCGTGGCTATTTTTTAATGGGGCTCGCGGCGAGGCGGCCGCCGCAGCGTGGGAGCGCGCGGCTGCCCACGCGCGACGAGCTGGGAATCTGCACGAGTACTACGAGATTCTCACGTGGATCGCGGCCTCGCTCTGGTTCGGGCCCACCCCGGCCGCCGAGGGAATCCGTCGTTGCGAGGCGATGCGCGCGGAGGTGGGCGAAAGCCTCGAGTCTGAGGCAGCGATCCTCCGCCAGCTTGCATGCCTCAATGCGATTGTCGGCCGCTTCGCGATTGCCCGCGCATTGATCGCGACAAGCAACGCCACTTACGCCGATCTCGGCCTCACGCTTTACGTGGCGTCCTCCGAGCACGAGGCCGTCGTAGAGCTGCTCGCCGGGAACCCCGCTGCGGCCGAGAGGAGCGCGCGCGCGGCGTATCGCGCGCTCGAGGAGATGGGCGAGCGCGCGTTCCGTTCGACGATGGCCGCGTCCCTCGCGGTCGTTATCCTCGAACAGGGACGCGACGAGGAGGCCGAGGATTTTGCTAGGCTCAGTGCCGAGCTGGCTGCGAGCGGCGACCTGGTGACGCAGATCCGTTGGCGTCGCGTGCGCGCACGCGTGCTCGCGCGGCGGTCAGAGATCCGCGCGGCGGAGGCGCTCGCGCGCGAGGCATTGGCGATCTCCGAAGCGACCGACTTCGTCAACGACCGGGCGGATGCACTGGTCGACCTCTCTCATGTCCTCGAGGCGTCCCGCCGACGCGACGATGCGGTCGCCGCAGCGACCGGAGCGCTGCACCTCTACGAGCTGAAGCGAAACGTGGTCGCCGCAGCCGCAACCCGGCTCCGCCTAGGAAAACTCGTTAAGATGTGA
- a CDS encoding ABC transporter substrate-binding protein, which translates to MAIGLTRRRILVAGMMHAAFVSITGTFAIAPSARADEQIESIRCAQPSIPDTLFIPHAWMTYTGAIMSLVQEGPLSFGDDLALGPALAVRWEEVNPTTIKYHLRGGVKFGDGSPLTADDIVATFKYHMSPDSGSQLASFYNSVAAVEATAPDEVTVKLKAPNVQFAFTPGHMAGFVFKKEQLADKKIGTPEVLPLGTGAYKLVEFVPADHVLLEARNDYWGPKPVVKRITFQAIPDRPARLLAMQQGEIDCTFDLAISDIDQWKALSNVDVVAKPSLGVYLLTLDHSTPPFDDIHVRRAVAYSVNRKGLVEALLKGNGEAATALNPPEIWSGVLPSDEVRTFYDTLLPNYAFDLKKAKAELAKSSHPEGFDITIPASAADPYMVNILQSVTENLKQIGIRAHIQETDNNTWFTNYINHDNLGMQIMAYYPDFADPANYPSLFFSSANAEKNGMNGSNFNNPEVDAKLKIANENADPKARAEALKKVFKIANEEVAVVPIFWPATAMAINKKYKLTGYTAFWYSIPWALRGFGLK; encoded by the coding sequence ATGGCAATCGGATTGACTCGGCGTCGCATTCTAGTCGCTGGAATGATGCATGCCGCCTTCGTTTCCATAACGGGAACCTTCGCAATAGCGCCTTCGGCAAGGGCAGACGAGCAGATTGAATCGATCAGGTGCGCACAGCCTAGCATCCCCGATACGCTTTTCATTCCACACGCTTGGATGACCTATACTGGCGCGATCATGTCGCTTGTCCAGGAAGGACCACTATCGTTCGGCGACGATCTCGCTCTTGGACCCGCGTTGGCCGTCAGATGGGAGGAGGTCAATCCGACGACGATCAAATATCACCTGCGAGGCGGCGTCAAGTTCGGCGACGGAAGTCCACTCACCGCTGACGATATTGTCGCTACGTTCAAGTATCACATGAGCCCGGATTCCGGCTCACAGCTCGCTTCGTTCTACAATTCGGTGGCGGCGGTCGAGGCGACGGCTCCCGACGAGGTGACCGTCAAATTGAAGGCACCAAACGTGCAGTTCGCGTTTACGCCGGGCCATATGGCGGGTTTCGTGTTCAAGAAGGAACAGCTAGCGGACAAGAAGATCGGAACGCCGGAGGTTCTCCCGCTTGGGACTGGCGCCTACAAGCTTGTTGAATTCGTTCCGGCAGATCATGTCCTCCTTGAGGCGCGCAACGACTACTGGGGACCAAAGCCAGTCGTTAAACGGATCACATTCCAGGCGATCCCAGACCGCCCGGCTCGGCTACTCGCCATGCAACAAGGCGAGATCGACTGTACCTTCGATCTCGCCATCTCCGACATCGATCAGTGGAAGGCGCTGAGCAATGTAGATGTCGTCGCGAAACCGTCGCTCGGCGTATACTTGCTGACTCTAGACCATTCGACGCCGCCGTTCGATGATATCCATGTGCGTCGTGCTGTTGCCTATTCGGTGAATCGGAAAGGCCTAGTCGAGGCACTTCTCAAGGGCAACGGGGAGGCGGCGACGGCATTGAACCCGCCCGAAATCTGGTCGGGAGTGTTGCCTTCGGACGAGGTTCGCACCTTTTACGATACATTGTTGCCGAACTATGCGTTCGACTTGAAAAAGGCGAAGGCAGAGCTGGCAAAATCCAGCCACCCGGAAGGCTTTGACATCACCATCCCAGCATCGGCCGCCGATCCTTACATGGTCAATATCTTGCAGTCGGTGACGGAGAACCTGAAGCAGATTGGTATCCGCGCACATATCCAGGAGACCGACAACAACACCTGGTTCACGAACTACATCAACCACGACAATCTGGGCATGCAGATCATGGCGTACTATCCGGACTTCGCCGACCCAGCCAACTATCCGTCCCTCTTCTTCTCAAGTGCAAATGCTGAGAAGAATGGCATGAACGGCTCGAACTTCAACAACCCCGAAGTCGATGCGAAGCTGAAGATCGCCAACGAGAACGCCGACCCGAAGGCGCGAGCCGAGGCGTTAAAGAAAGTATTCAAGATTGCCAACGAGGAAGTCGCCGTCGTGCCGATCTTCTGGCCCGCCACGGCGATGGCGATCAACAAGAAGTACAAGCTCACCGGCTACACCGCCTTCTGGTACAGTATTCCTTGGGCGCTGCGAGGTTTCGGCCTAAAATAG
- a CDS encoding ABC transporter permease — protein sequence MTIPLLLIISFGVFALADIAPGDPVRSLLGARASDPATLAAIRARYHLDDPFLIQYGYWLSHVIRGDLGVSIQGNRAVTSIIAERLGVTIFLSLMSTTLVLGLGIFLGAVAAFRRGTRLDRAVVMFGVFGVSSPAFVTGIFLLYLFGVLLPWFPIFGPGRGFLDRAWHLTLPALALATSVMAIVVKITRAAMIEELARDYVTFARARGLSSRRILFAYVLRNSLIPVITAAGLIVVGIVAGAIYVEVTFSLPGLGALTVDAIQKRDIPTIQGTTLLFSAFVLLINLAVDVIYRVIDPRIRFGRVES from the coding sequence GTGACGATTCCACTCCTCCTGATAATCTCCTTCGGCGTCTTCGCCTTGGCTGACATCGCACCCGGCGACCCGGTGCGCTCCCTGCTTGGCGCACGCGCCTCAGACCCGGCAACGCTGGCAGCCATTCGCGCGCGTTACCATTTGGACGATCCGTTCCTCATCCAATATGGCTACTGGCTGTCGCATGTGATCCGCGGCGACCTCGGCGTCTCCATCCAGGGCAACCGGGCGGTAACGAGTATCATTGCGGAACGGCTCGGCGTCACCATCTTCCTCAGCTTGATGAGCACTACTCTTGTTCTCGGCCTCGGTATCTTTCTCGGTGCGGTCGCCGCCTTTCGACGTGGTACCCGGCTCGATCGGGCGGTCGTCATGTTCGGTGTTTTCGGCGTCAGCTCTCCGGCCTTCGTCACTGGCATTTTCCTTCTCTATCTCTTCGGGGTTCTGCTGCCCTGGTTCCCGATTTTCGGTCCGGGAAGGGGATTCCTCGACCGCGCCTGGCACCTGACGCTTCCGGCGCTTGCGCTTGCGACATCGGTTATGGCGATCGTCGTCAAAATCACGCGCGCGGCGATGATCGAGGAGCTGGCCCGAGACTACGTCACGTTTGCGCGGGCGCGCGGACTGAGTTCGCGTCGCATTTTATTTGCCTACGTGCTCAGGAACTCCCTCATTCCCGTGATCACGGCCGCAGGGCTCATCGTCGTGGGCATTGTGGCCGGCGCGATCTACGTCGAGGTCACCTTTTCTTTGCCAGGTCTCGGCGCCTTGACGGTCGATGCGATCCAGAAGCGCGACATTCCGACGATCCAAGGGACCACCCTGCTGTTCTCTGCCTTCGTCTTGCTGATCAACCTTGCGGTCGACGTGATCTATAGGGTGATCGACCCGCGCATCCGCTTCGGTAGAGTCGAGTCATGA
- a CDS encoding ABC transporter permease: MSVPTIGEALRTKQPLRVPIVILLAALIITAVAICAVLGERIAPDSPFLQRLEVGNTPPSLVHTAGTDLLGRDVLSRVIYGARTALVGPVVVAAGAFTIATLLGLVSGYFGGLLDSVIMRWVDFMFALPVPLVAIVVVGVVGGGYWSAVLVLVVLFTAPGTRIVRSAVLEQRPLPYIDAARTLGISKTRILFVHILPNVAPIILAYVVLDFAFALVNLAGLSFLGLGIEPGTPDWGRMVFENRNIVFSNPVALLLPAGMIILTAVSINLIGDWLFERFAK; the protein is encoded by the coding sequence ATGAGCGTCCCAACCATTGGCGAGGCACTACGGACGAAGCAGCCATTGCGTGTACCAATCGTCATTCTCCTTGCTGCGCTGATTATCACGGCGGTGGCGATTTGCGCGGTGCTTGGGGAGAGGATCGCCCCCGATTCGCCCTTCCTCCAGCGTCTCGAAGTCGGTAATACGCCGCCTTCCCTAGTCCACACTGCCGGAACGGATCTACTTGGCCGCGATGTGCTGTCGCGCGTGATTTATGGTGCGCGAACGGCCTTGGTCGGCCCAGTTGTTGTCGCCGCCGGAGCTTTCACGATCGCGACCCTGCTTGGGCTTGTTTCGGGCTATTTCGGGGGCCTGCTCGATTCGGTGATCATGCGCTGGGTGGATTTCATGTTCGCGTTACCGGTGCCGCTTGTGGCCATCGTTGTCGTGGGCGTGGTAGGAGGTGGATACTGGAGCGCCGTCCTCGTCCTGGTCGTCCTTTTCACCGCCCCTGGTACGCGCATCGTGCGGAGCGCGGTCCTTGAGCAGCGACCGCTTCCTTATATCGACGCCGCGCGCACTCTCGGCATCTCGAAGACGCGTATTCTGTTCGTGCACATTCTCCCAAACGTCGCGCCGATTATTCTCGCGTATGTCGTGCTCGACTTTGCCTTCGCGCTGGTCAATCTCGCCGGGCTGTCCTTCCTCGGCCTCGGCATCGAGCCCGGGACCCCCGACTGGGGTCGGATGGTCTTCGAGAACCGCAACATCGTCTTCTCCAATCCGGTTGCGCTGCTGCTGCCCGCAGGAATGATCATCCTTACCGCGGTCAGCATAAACCTCATCGGCGACTGGCTGTTCGAGCGGTTTGCAAAGTGA